The window ataacaattaaattctTATGTTCCCTGCAATCAAGAACATTTcaattttaatcatataataaattttttatataaatatagataaatGTTTATATAATTTATCTTACTCGATAAACTTTTCCATTTGTTCATCTCCAGTATTGAACAGAGCATATCGATGTGTTTCAAAGCATAACTGCGAATCCATGAAAAAAGTATCTTTTTTCTTACTTCCAATTGGATGGCCTATATTAGGGAATATAGGTGACAAATTTTTAGAGCACTCATCATCCATAGTTTGGTACCTAATAAATTTTGTCTTAACGCCATCATGTAGATATCTCGAACAAAAAGTCAAGCACTCATCGGCCACAAACCCCTCTGCTATTGATGCTTCTGGACAAGACCGATTACGTACAAATGCCTTGTAATTACATAGGTTCCTCTCAGTGGTATGCATCCAACGGAGATGAGCCGGACCCCCAAGCTTAATTTCATTCACCAAATGAATAGGCAAATGTGGCATTATGTCAAAAAATATTGGATGGAAAATCTTTTCAAGCTCGCATGTTATTTCAACAATTTCCGACTGCATTGTTTCAAGATCTCTTTGCCTTATGACCTTACTACATATAGCTCTAAAAAAATTCCCAACCTAATCAAGGCCAATGAAACATGTTTGGGCAACACTTTTCTAACAGCAACCTGGAGCAAGTAATGCATTATAAAATGAGCGTCATGACTCTTGTACCCTGATATTTTCATCTCTTTCACTTGCACACGTTCTGAAATATTCGAAGCACAACCTTTTGGTAATTTAGCATTTTTTATGACAATACAAAATAAACTTTTCTGTTTTGGTTCCATGTAGAAACAAGATTTAGCCACACTTTCCATCACTATTTATTCTTGGTTGTAGCTCCTTTCGTATCCCCATTTCTTGTAAGTCATAGCGAAATTTTTTATGATCCTTTGATTTTCCATCTATTTCTAATAAAGTACCAAGCAAACTATCACATATGTTTTTCTCGATGTGCATCACATCAAGATTGTGCCTCAATTTGTTATGCACCCAATATggcaattcaaaaaaaaatggatCTCTTTTTCCACGGACCCTTATCACTCCGAGGCCTTTTTTAGTGCTCTTTCCAAAGATATTGTTGAATTCAAGCAGCTCTTCAAAGAATTCTTCACCCTACAAGGGAGCAGGTGCGGGTCTATGTTCCTCCTTACCATCAAAAGACTTCTTATCTCTTCGGAATGGATGATCACGAGGCAAAAATCTTCGATGGCCCAAGTAACACATCTTGTGACTATGTTTGAGATATTGAGAACATGTGTCATAATTGCAAGTGGGGAATGCTAATCTCCCCTTAGTGCTCCATCCTGAAAGCATTGCTAATGCTGGAAAGTCACTAACTGTCCACAATAAGGCAGCACGCATTCGGAAAGattggttggtttcagcatcaAATGTGTCTATCCCAGTTTCCcatagctccttcaattcttcaaTTAATGGACGTAGGTACACATCTATATCATTTCCGGGAGATGATGGACCAGGAATGATCATAGACAACATTATATACTCCGGCTTCATGCAAATCCACGGTAATAAATTATAGTTCATTAACATAATAGGCCACGTGCTATGAGAAATGCTCATGGTCCGAAACAGGTTGGAACTATCACTTGAAAGACCCAATCTAACATTCCGACGATCTCTAGAGAAGTTTGGATGCAAATAATCAAAAGCCTTCCAAGCTTCCCCATCAGCAGGATGTCTTATATTCCCATCATTGGGTCACTCATTAGCATGCCATCTCATTGCAGCAGCCGTTTCAGGACACATGAATATTCTCTGAAGCCTAGGCTTTAAAGGAAAGTACCTTAAAACCTTTGTAGGGATTTTAGAGTTTGCTTTAGTCAAAGGACTGGAACTCTTCCATCTTGAAGACCCACAAATAGAGCAATTATCCATATTCgcattttctttccaaaataaCATGCAATCATTAGGGCATGCATGTATTTTTTCATAATGAAGACCCAAATCTTTTATCATGTTTCTAGCCTTGTTGAAAGATTCTGGTACCTGAGCAAATGGAAATGCCTCTTTTATCAACTCTAACAAATCAGAGAAAGCCACATTACTCAACCCATGCAATGATTTAAGCAAGTACAATCGAATAGTGAAACTCAGTTTACTAAAATTTTCACACCCCGGATATAACTCTTGTTTTCCTTCCTCCAGCAATTTAAAAAACttatttgcatcttcagatagtCTTTCCCCAACTTCTTCTTCATCCTCTGCCTGGCCTCTATGTTTCTAAATGTATCATGAAGTAGTCCGTCAATATCGTCACGCATGGTAGAACCTTCATCATCATTGCTTGGATGAGGTGTATTTCTCGAGGAAAATCCTTCCCCATGGAAACCCCATTTGGTATAACCATCAACAAACCCATGAACAACCAAATGATCCTCCAACACATTTCTATAATACCAATAGCGATTCAGGCACTTTTTGCAAGGGcataatatttcattttcttggGAGGCTCTTTCAAAtgccttatcaagaaaatcattCACTCCACGGATATATTCATCCGTCCATCTCAGGAGATTCATCCAACTTTTATCACCATTATCCATAGATATCTTATACGATAAAAGTAAATCaacaaaactaatcaaataaaccAAAATCATACTAATTTGACATTGACCACTGCTTTTAAGGCAAGACCCTCTACACTATAACAAGCACGTGAGCATCTGAAGACAACAAAGTGTTAATGTTTGATGGAACTAAGGACATGACTACATAATTGCATTCATGCTTTCCATTTCCAAAGAGTTGAGCACCTATGCCCGTGAAATTGTTGAACTTTTGTATTTATAGAAGCATAAATCCAATGAAAGACCAAGTCAAACAAAAGACAACATAGTCTCATCACAATCCATCAGAACAATATAATATACATGGTAGGAGAATAATAATTTACTAAAAAAAGAATATGTCACCAAAGTTCAGATTCTTAGCATGAGTTCTGCTAAAATCACGAGTAACAAGTATTCTCTAAGATTCAAACCCTTGAATTTTGGCAATTCTAAAGAACTTTATATGCGTAAAAGCTATATTAGTTCATCACAACTTACTGCAATAGCTCTTGCAATATTGTTAACCACGACATTTCTTTCATGGACAACTATTCTAGGATATTATTTACCTTTGTCATAGTTATATTAAAGGGCTAAAGAGAATAAAAGGATTTTAGATTTAAAACCAGATAAACTTCAAACATGTTAAAGATTTTCCTCTATTAGAGTTTTTCTAGGGTATGGGCAATTAAAGCAGTTAAGAGAGAAATTTCACCAGCATATTAGTGCATTTATGATAGATAAATCACGTGCTTGATTCAAGCTTCATATAAGATGTAATATAAAGCACTCATATACAAAATATTATGACCTTTTGCACAGGCGTGAAATTTTTCGTTAGTTAATTGCTTACCAACAGGCTGCTTGCATGTAGCTCGCCAAGAAACATATATCATAATGGATTTTAAAATATATACTTACATAATTGATAAGCTAAGAAAATGGGCATGGAATAACTATTTTATCTTTATTGTCTTAAGCTTATATGCATGCGTTGATTCATGAAACCATGCTTCAGTTCACAATATTATTTGAAAATGAGAGTTCATAGAACCTAACAAGCAGGAACATATAGTAGATATCCAGTTTAGAGCAAAGTATACAATGAAAAAGAGAGGGATAATAGGAGTTTGGCCTTGTTAAAGCAATAATCTGGAACCTTTCTTTAATAAAGCAACAATCTTGGACTTTCACATGTAAGAGCTTTCTAAGCTAGAAGTAATAAGTATTATGTAAATAGGTGGAGCTATATTAACTCACCAAACATCATCGGCGTCCCTAGTTTGACATATGTTGGGGAACTTCGTACTGCAGGATTTCGCATAAACATTTAAACAAACTAGCACAGAGAACATGGTTTATTCTGTTGCAGTAAGAATAATAATTTATTCTGAAGAACATGGTTTTGGTGGGATATAAACAAAGAGATTTGAATACTTGCTGAAAACTGACTGCTAGACCCGACTTATACAAAATCTCCAAAGCTGCTTCGGTCATCTCCCAAAATGCTTTGGTATTTTGTGTGCCTTAACTAAGTTAGAAAATTAATTCGAGAAACTAGGCTAGAATATACACTGAAGTGAAATCATATACATTGCTCACACCATAAAGCTTAAAGGAAAAAAGAACGATTATAGAATATAATGCCCAAATTACAAAGGAAAAATTACCTGAAGTTGATTTCTCACTGATTGCCTTTTGGGTCGAAACTTTCTCGcgatttaaaatattttctatacaGTAATCGCTGCCTTTAAATTATTCCTCTGTTCTTCAGATCCTTCGAGTGAAACAAATGGAGTTTGGGACTTTGgggatttttggagttttgggttAGCAATCGAGATTTGGGAATTTTTAGTTAACaaatagatttgaggatttgggaATTTAGGACCAAATGCAGATGAGATGAAAGTAAATCACCATCAAtgagatttgaggaagttttctgGTGATTTGCGAATAAACGAAACGCTGGGGATTTGGGACGGTGATTTGCGAATGAGGGATTTGGGATGGTAATTTGAGGAAGGTGAGAATAGGTTTGTTGGTGATTTGAGGAAGGTTAGAATTTAGGTTTGGTAATATTTGCTGCCAAGAATACGAGCTTGATGAGGAAGACGAGAGTATTGGAAGTGTCGAATAAATTTTAATTTAGTTATTATAtttaccaaaataaaataaataagaaataaaaggaaaaggggtTATATTGGAGGGTTTAGCAAAATTCAGAGGGGGGGGGAATGTGGAGGGAACAAAATACCCATTCCTATATTACAAAATTTCTAAAACCATTACTACAAATAGTCCTATTGGGACGGTTGACAACACCGTTCCTATAAAGAAGACCTATGGTAACGGTGAACTGTCAACGGGAACGGTTTAGTATCTAAAGTGTGCTGGTTTCATCCAAACTCTATTGTAACTGTTGTAACCGTTACCGTACCTAATCTATTGCAACGGTTTAATAACCGTTGCCAAAACAACTGTTCCTGTAGGCCTATTTTCCAGTAGTGTATAGAGGTTTGACTATATGGAATAGTTTATTGCTTCGGAATGTTGACAAGTTGAAGCATAGTGAGAGCAGCATTGGCTGTTAGCAGACTGTCTggtgaaaaaaaataaatgacTTGCAGCTTAGTACTAATAATGGAAGCAGgtttaaatattggcattcaaTTTTAGCACACACCTTAGTGCTAATTTCGCTATTTCCTTAATTCGCTTCTCAAGCAAGCCCTATcaactattttcttttcattaatCATTTTTAACCTGTCTCCCTCCATGTTCCAAATTAAAACTTGCAAGATGCATGCATTGCTTGAAAAAGAACGAATACGAAATGTTCTAGTTAAAACATATTGGAAACCATATGTAATCAAGATACCATCACCCAAGGTTGAGTTTTGGAGTTCAAGTCGAGCAAACTTCTGCGGCATAACAGTAAACACTCTTGTTCCAGAACCACTACCATCAACTTGCCCAATCCTCTAAACTGCAAGAATGCTAGAATCTGAAGAGAAATTATACTTATGTCAGAAAAGATAAACATGAATATAAAATGGGATAGAAAGAAAGGAGAGAACACTAAGTACACGTGGTTGTGTTCTAATTCACAGTTTATTTCAATTTCAACCTTCAGGCGCGAGGTCTGAAGTTCAACTGTTGTAGTTCGAACTTCAGACTAAGTTTGGCTACGACCATTCGAAGGTCTGAATTCAGCTATGATAGTTCAAACTTCATACCTCAAGGCCTGAAGCTTCCATGCTACAAGTGAACATCAGGCCCGCAGTCTGAAATTTGCATTTTCTACAAGTGTgcgtctgaagtttgcactactATAAGTGAACTTCAGATCTGAGGTTTGAAGTTTGCACTTTCTTATGTAAAGTACTGAGCTCACTTCCTTCACCAAGTTGAAGCACAACTTCCATGAATTTGGAGAGTCCATTTTGTGCAACCATTTCGCCTAGGACGACTGTGCTGGCTATATAGTTCAACCTCTATTGATCTTTTTTGACATCTCTTTctttttactttgtatttttcatttgatGCATTATTGGTTTCTGTTTCATGATTGCTGTGATGGTCCTCATGTAGAAATGTGAATCGTCGACCTATGATTTTGCTCTATACTTTTGCTTAACGGGGGGAGGGGGGTCAGCACAATCCAGAAATGCCAATAATGCTGTGTTATTGGGCAGGCACACAAAAAGAAGCCA of the Nicotiana tabacum cultivar K326 chromosome 7, ASM71507v2, whole genome shotgun sequence genome contains:
- the LOC142162082 gene encoding uncharacterized protein LOC142162082; amino-acid sequence: MDNGDKSWMNLLRWTDEYIRGVNDFLDKAFERASQENEILCPCKKCLNRYWYYRNVLEDHLVVHGFVDGYTKWGFHGEGFSSRNTPHPSNDDEGSTMRDDIDGLLHDTFRNIEARQRMKKKLGKDYLKMQIKLIKEAFPFAQVPESFNKARNMIKDLGLHYEKIHACPNDCMLFWKENANMDNCSICGSSRWKSSSPLTKANSKIPTKVLRHPADGEAWKAFDYLHPNFSRDRRNPEYIMLSMIIPGPSSPGNDIDVYLRPLIEELKELWETGIDTFDAETNQSFRMRAALLWTVGNFFRAICSKVIRQRDLETMQSEIVEITCELEKIFHPIFFDIMPHLPIHLVNEIKLGGPAHLRWMHTTERNLCNYKAFVRNRSCPEASIAEGFVADECLTFCSRYLHDGVKTKFIRYQTMDDECSKNLSPIFPNIGHPIGSKKKDTFFMDSQLCFETHRYALFNTGDEQMEKFIEEHKNLIVIHSRSNAWVRATDHSREFSNWFKEKVKNIVVPDYLRWLAKGPNMVSKRYTTYFINGYRFHTKERDFRCKTQNSGVTLSAITDSFASSRDQNSIDGEVIYYGAIQDIIEIDYWGCFRVVLFRCDWFHNEIDDYELTRVYFNRLCSRDDPFVLASQVYQVFYVEDPTEKDVYYARSKVPVDLYDLEKENCPNIGDTFWREPNNDISSSSRLLDVDIRWSREDVPVDIIYTPSNAQNSHDTIVETSEEEDEFDDTDWDWMETDD